A single genomic interval of Spirosoma linguale DSM 74 harbors:
- a CDS encoding response regulator receiver protein (PFAM: response regulator receiver~SMART: response regulator receiver~KEGG: rfr:Rfer_3778 response regulator receiver domain-containing protein), which translates to MKVLIVDDEPSILLSLEFLMKKEGYRVFIARDGDEAFDIIRQEVPDLLLLDVMMARVDGYEVCRFVKQSPDYQHCKVIFLSAKSKEKDIQKGLDLGADLYIPKPFSTRELIAKVNELNIQPKM; encoded by the coding sequence ATGAAGGTGCTGATTGTTGACGACGAGCCGAGTATTCTGCTCTCCCTGGAATTCCTGATGAAAAAAGAAGGATACCGCGTGTTTATTGCCCGCGATGGCGACGAAGCTTTCGATATTATTCGCCAGGAAGTGCCTGATCTACTGCTTCTTGACGTAATGATGGCTCGGGTTGATGGCTACGAAGTATGCCGCTTTGTTAAACAGTCACCCGATTACCAGCACTGTAAAGTGATTTTCCTGAGCGCGAAGAGTAAAGAGAAAGATATACAGAAAGGACTTGACCTGGGCGCTGACCTGTATATCCCCAAACCATTCTCTACCCGCGAACTGATCGCCAAAGTCAACGAACTGAATATACAACCAAAGATGTGA
- a CDS encoding hypothetical protein (KEGG: pol:Bpro_4148 hypothetical protein), giving the protein MKESRLLLISMLFMLLLNSPILAIANRPERVLGIPVLYLYVFTVWASLIGGIGWLIHRTHSDDSTTSNE; this is encoded by the coding sequence ATGAAAGAAAGTCGACTTTTGTTAATCAGTATGTTGTTCATGCTACTGCTGAATAGTCCGATTCTCGCAATCGCGAACCGACCTGAACGAGTATTGGGTATCCCGGTTCTTTATTTATACGTGTTTACTGTATGGGCCAGCTTAATTGGGGGTATCGGCTGGTTGATCCACCGCACTCATTCCGACGATTCGACCACTTCCAATGAATAG
- a CDS encoding AMP-dependent synthetase and ligase (PFAM: AMP-dependent synthetase and ligase~KEGG: vpa:VP1644 PrpE protein), giving the protein MNLPLTYSDWHQYSLTHPEAFWAEQARNIPWFTPPTQILSTDENGLTRWFADGQLNTCYAALDYHVENGRADQVALIHDSPVTNTIRQFTYRELRDEVARLAGVLQKLGVTKGDTVVIYMPMIPETAFAMLACARLGAIHSVVFGGFAPHELALRIDDARPKVVLSASCGIEFTTIIPYKPLLNDALRQASFQPEHCLILQRPQCAAELQIGRDHDWQLLVSRAQPADCVPVNATDPLYILYTSGTTGKPKGIVRDNGGHAVAIKYSMQAVYNLQPGQVMFTASDFGWAVGHSYSVYGPLLQGCTSVILEGKPVRTPDAGTFWRVVQTYGVNVLFTAPTAFRAIKKEDPEAVLSRNYDLSSLQSVFVAGERCDPPTLQWLQAIVHVPVIDHWWQTESGWPMVADPLGIEELPVKPGSATKPVCGYDLQILDEDGYQLGPNEMGLVCLKLPLPPGCLPSLWQDDVRFRASYLSRFPGYYLSGDGGYVDEDGYVFIMGRVDDVINVAGHRLSTGEMEEIVSSHPAVAECAVVGIACPLRGQRPVGFIVLKDGFQIQETTLETELVTLIRDQIGAVACFRNALTVKRLPKTRSGKILRKIIRYIADGEAYTTPATIDDPLILNEIKDALLRRRIGQPFEID; this is encoded by the coding sequence ATGAACCTACCCCTTACCTATTCCGACTGGCACCAGTACAGCCTGACTCATCCGGAAGCGTTCTGGGCAGAGCAAGCCAGGAATATTCCCTGGTTTACCCCGCCCACGCAAATTCTATCGACCGATGAAAACGGCCTGACGCGCTGGTTTGCGGATGGGCAGCTCAATACCTGTTATGCCGCTCTGGATTACCACGTCGAGAATGGCCGGGCCGACCAGGTGGCCCTCATTCATGATTCGCCCGTTACAAACACCATCCGGCAGTTTACTTACCGAGAACTGCGCGATGAAGTGGCCCGGCTGGCCGGCGTTTTGCAGAAACTGGGCGTTACAAAAGGCGATACGGTCGTGATTTACATGCCGATGATTCCCGAAACAGCCTTTGCCATGCTGGCCTGTGCCCGGCTGGGGGCTATTCATTCGGTCGTGTTCGGTGGTTTCGCACCCCACGAACTGGCGCTGCGTATCGACGATGCCCGCCCCAAAGTTGTGCTGTCGGCATCCTGTGGCATTGAGTTTACGACGATTATTCCCTACAAGCCCTTGTTGAATGATGCCCTCCGGCAGGCCAGCTTCCAACCCGAGCATTGTCTGATTTTGCAGCGCCCGCAATGTGCCGCCGAGCTGCAAATCGGCCGGGATCACGACTGGCAGTTGCTGGTCAGTCGGGCGCAACCCGCCGACTGTGTGCCCGTCAACGCGACCGACCCGCTCTATATTTTGTATACGTCCGGTACTACCGGCAAGCCAAAAGGGATCGTGCGCGACAATGGCGGCCATGCCGTCGCTATTAAATACAGCATGCAGGCCGTGTATAATCTACAGCCCGGACAGGTGATGTTTACCGCGTCTGATTTTGGCTGGGCGGTTGGGCATAGCTATTCGGTTTATGGGCCGCTGCTTCAGGGTTGTACATCGGTTATTCTGGAAGGAAAACCCGTTCGAACGCCCGATGCCGGTACGTTCTGGCGGGTAGTACAGACCTACGGGGTCAATGTGTTGTTCACCGCGCCCACCGCTTTTCGGGCCATTAAAAAAGAAGATCCTGAGGCCGTACTCAGCCGTAACTACGACCTGTCATCACTGCAAAGTGTATTCGTGGCCGGGGAGCGGTGCGACCCGCCAACCCTTCAATGGCTGCAAGCTATCGTTCACGTGCCCGTCATCGACCACTGGTGGCAAACCGAATCGGGCTGGCCTATGGTGGCAGATCCGCTGGGAATCGAGGAGCTGCCGGTGAAACCCGGCTCGGCTACAAAGCCCGTTTGTGGCTATGATTTACAAATTCTGGATGAAGACGGGTACCAGCTAGGCCCAAATGAAATGGGATTGGTTTGCCTGAAACTACCCCTTCCGCCCGGTTGCCTGCCATCGCTCTGGCAGGACGATGTGCGGTTCCGGGCTTCCTACCTGAGCCGCTTCCCCGGTTACTACCTGTCGGGCGATGGCGGTTATGTTGACGAAGATGGCTACGTCTTTATCATGGGACGCGTCGACGACGTGATAAACGTAGCCGGACACCGCTTGTCGACCGGTGAAATGGAAGAAATAGTGAGCAGTCATCCTGCGGTTGCCGAATGCGCCGTGGTAGGCATTGCCTGTCCGTTGCGGGGACAGCGCCCCGTCGGTTTTATCGTTCTGAAAGACGGGTTTCAAATCCAGGAGACAACCCTTGAAACGGAATTGGTAACGCTCATCCGCGATCAGATCGGAGCGGTCGCCTGTTTTCGAAATGCGCTGACGGTGAAACGCTTACCCAAGACCCGGTCCGGTAAGATTCTCCGGAAGATCATCCGGTACATAGCGGATGGCGAAGCCTACACAACCCCGGCTACTATTGATGATCCACTGATTCTGAACGAGATAAAAGACGCATTGCTCAGGCGCAGAATCGGTCAGCCGTTCGAAATTGATTGA
- a CDS encoding General substrate transporter (PFAM: General substrate transporter; major facilitator superfamily MFS_1~KEGG: bba:Bd2344 hypothetical protein), translated as MNSKPQYLTEKMIVEQTPKSEAGTKTLLSVIGASSLGTLIEWYDFYIFGSLAAILSTQFFPKDNPTAALLSTLATFAAGFIVRPFGALVFGRLGDLVGRKYTFLVTLVLMGGSTFFIGLIPGYETIGFWAPLLVLLLRLIQGLALGGEYGGAATYVAEYAPKGRRGYYTSFIQTTATLGLFVSLGVIVATRQVVGVEDFAKWGWRIPFVLSALLVGVSIYIRLKMSESPVFTKLKSEGKTSKNPLAESFGKRENLKMVLLALFGATMGQGVIWYTGQFYALSFIQKACNVEFVQSNIVVAVALLIATPFFVIFGGLSDKIGRKGIMLAGMALGILTYRPIYEKMYSLTDLKAKQELTEQTKVDVKKALVANTADSLITTTTTKAFADGTAYKEVSKQTVPADASVEKPKPEVVKSVTMSTGDLMMMIFLVLLQVLYVTMVYGPIAAFLVELFPTRIRYTSMSLPYHIGNGVFGGLVPFIATALVATATKANETAAAAGVAPVVSKAYLEGLWYPIIVASVSFIIGLLYLSNRAKAVERD; from the coding sequence ATGAATTCCAAACCTCAATACCTAACTGAAAAAATGATAGTAGAACAAACCCCCAAATCTGAAGCCGGTACCAAAACGTTACTGAGCGTAATTGGTGCCTCTTCGCTGGGAACCCTCATTGAATGGTACGATTTTTACATCTTTGGCAGTCTGGCCGCTATTCTGTCCACACAATTTTTTCCAAAAGATAACCCAACGGCCGCCTTGCTGTCTACGCTGGCAACGTTTGCCGCCGGTTTCATTGTCCGTCCGTTTGGAGCGTTGGTATTTGGTCGGTTAGGCGACCTCGTTGGCCGGAAATATACGTTTCTGGTGACGCTGGTGCTGATGGGTGGATCAACATTTTTTATCGGGCTGATTCCGGGTTATGAGACTATCGGTTTCTGGGCACCGTTGCTTGTGCTGCTGCTTCGCCTGATACAGGGGCTGGCGCTGGGAGGTGAATACGGCGGAGCAGCTACGTACGTAGCCGAATATGCTCCTAAAGGTCGTAGGGGTTATTATACCAGCTTTATTCAGACAACGGCAACCTTAGGACTGTTCGTGTCGCTGGGCGTGATTGTGGCAACCCGGCAGGTGGTGGGCGTGGAGGATTTTGCCAAGTGGGGCTGGCGTATCCCCTTTGTCTTGTCCGCTTTACTGGTAGGCGTTTCTATTTATATACGCTTGAAAATGTCGGAGTCGCCGGTGTTTACCAAGCTTAAATCGGAAGGGAAAACATCCAAGAACCCACTAGCCGAGAGCTTTGGCAAGCGCGAAAACCTGAAAATGGTCTTACTGGCCTTGTTTGGGGCTACTATGGGGCAGGGTGTTATCTGGTACACAGGTCAGTTTTATGCCCTGTCGTTTATACAGAAAGCCTGTAATGTCGAATTTGTCCAATCTAACATTGTCGTGGCGGTGGCCCTGCTGATTGCCACCCCCTTCTTCGTAATATTTGGTGGTCTGTCGGACAAAATAGGCCGTAAAGGCATCATGCTGGCCGGTATGGCGCTGGGCATTCTGACCTATCGCCCAATTTACGAGAAGATGTATAGCCTGACGGATTTGAAGGCGAAACAGGAACTGACCGAACAGACGAAAGTAGACGTTAAAAAAGCGTTGGTTGCGAACACCGCCGATTCACTGATCACCACAACGACGACCAAAGCCTTCGCCGATGGTACCGCTTACAAGGAAGTGTCGAAACAGACCGTTCCGGCCGATGCGTCGGTGGAGAAGCCCAAACCCGAGGTAGTTAAATCGGTGACGATGTCGACGGGTGATTTAATGATGATGATTTTTCTGGTGCTGCTTCAGGTGTTGTATGTAACGATGGTATACGGCCCGATAGCCGCCTTTCTGGTTGAGTTGTTTCCAACCCGGATTCGTTACACATCCATGTCGTTACCCTACCATATTGGCAACGGTGTTTTTGGCGGGTTGGTACCGTTTATTGCAACGGCGCTGGTAGCAACGGCTACGAAGGCGAATGAAACTGCGGCAGCGGCCGGTGTGGCTCCCGTTGTTTCCAAAGCCTATCTGGAAGGGCTCTGGTACCCGATTATTGTGGCCAGTGTGTCCTTTATAATTGGGTTGTTATATCTGAGTAACCGCGCTAAAGCCGTCGAGCGCGACTAG
- a CDS encoding histidine kinase (PFAM: ATP-binding region ATPase domain protein; histidine kinase A domain protein~SMART: ATP-binding region ATPase domain protein; histidine kinase A domain protein~KEGG: eba:ebA169 fusion Na-dependent permease/histidine kinase domain-containing protein) — protein sequence MNSVTLVVCSLLYLCLLFGVAYWAENRPQTGRSLVNNPYLYALSISVYCTAWTFYGSVGRAASEGIEYLTAYIGPTVGAPLWWTIQRKIIRICKTQRITSIADFISSRYGKSRLLGVMATVLCVMGAVPYISIQLKAVTTSFAVMTGHSVSGTSASFLSSQALVISLVLALFTILFGTRKLEATERHEGLVTAIAFESVIKLVAFLSIGIFATFFLFNGPADLFTRAAAAPSLARLFTFSSSASTTNWFWYSCLSMMAVLFLPRQFQVAVVENVDEKHLNKAMWLFPLYLFLINLFVLPLMFAGKLMLGPLVDADNYVLSLPLQYGQTNLALLGYIGGFSAATSMIIVETIALSVMISNNVVMPLLVSRPGWLARFDPPSGTPSRRGLVITIRRVTIVGLLLLAYVYYHYVANHFSLVSVGVISFVAVAQFTPAMIGGLFWKRGSRYGAKLGLLMGALIWVYTLIAPSLVTAGLLPDTFVSEGPLGLTFLKPYELLGLRGLDPISHALFWSMFFNIGGYIWGSLNWSQRALDQSQANLFVDVFHFSRTTEQTTPWNGQALTTDLRSLLTTFFGKEATQRALDRYTQRNQLEAGSAYADPRLVAYAEKWLAGAIGTASARILVSSVANEEPLSVDEVIHILKASQELMTVNKKLTRKSAELQQMTQHLSLANERLKQSDEQKDDFVSTVTHEIRTPLTSIRALSEILHDQADMDESMRQEFLSRVIRETERLSRLINQVLDLERYDSGRYHLSTERISMVDLVAEAVENVAQLARDKQVTLEICPTQAQPVVDGDRDRLMQVLINLLSNAIKFSPAGTGHVTVCLTIRDERVNLTVRDNGIGIEPDVQQLIFEKFYQATNQTLRKPKGSGLGLAITKKIIALHNGQITVSSVPGEGAEFTCSLPACE from the coding sequence ATGAATAGTGTCACGCTGGTCGTTTGCTCTTTATTGTACCTGTGTTTGTTGTTTGGGGTAGCCTACTGGGCCGAAAACCGACCGCAAACGGGTAGGAGCCTGGTCAATAATCCCTATCTATATGCGTTGTCTATTTCGGTGTATTGTACAGCCTGGACATTTTATGGGAGTGTTGGCCGGGCTGCTTCTGAGGGTATTGAATACCTGACGGCTTACATCGGCCCAACGGTTGGTGCACCCCTGTGGTGGACTATCCAGCGTAAAATTATCCGGATTTGTAAAACGCAGCGCATCACCAGTATTGCCGATTTTATCTCGTCGCGATATGGAAAAAGCCGACTGTTGGGCGTAATGGCAACCGTACTCTGCGTGATGGGGGCCGTACCGTACATATCCATTCAGCTGAAGGCTGTCACGACCAGTTTTGCGGTGATGACCGGCCACTCAGTGAGCGGAACGTCGGCTTCTTTTCTAAGCAGTCAGGCGTTGGTAATCAGTCTGGTGCTGGCGTTATTCACTATTTTGTTTGGTACGCGGAAGCTGGAAGCTACCGAGCGGCACGAAGGATTGGTGACGGCCATTGCGTTTGAGTCGGTGATTAAGCTGGTCGCTTTTTTGTCAATCGGGATTTTTGCCACGTTCTTTCTGTTCAACGGACCAGCCGATCTTTTTACGCGGGCTGCGGCTGCCCCTTCGCTGGCCCGCCTGTTTACGTTCAGCTCATCGGCCTCCACCACCAACTGGTTCTGGTATTCCTGTTTATCCATGATGGCCGTTCTGTTTCTGCCGAGGCAATTTCAGGTAGCCGTTGTCGAAAATGTGGATGAAAAGCACCTGAATAAAGCCATGTGGCTCTTTCCGTTGTATCTGTTTCTGATCAACCTGTTCGTACTGCCGTTGATGTTTGCCGGTAAGCTGATGCTGGGTCCGCTGGTCGATGCCGACAATTATGTATTGTCGCTGCCGCTACAGTATGGGCAAACCAACCTGGCGCTGTTGGGCTATATTGGCGGTTTTTCGGCGGCAACGAGTATGATTATCGTTGAGACGATTGCGCTGAGTGTTATGATCAGCAACAACGTGGTGATGCCTTTGCTGGTAAGTCGACCCGGTTGGCTGGCCCGATTTGATCCACCGTCCGGCACTCCTTCGCGAAGGGGTCTGGTAATTACCATCCGCCGGGTAACCATCGTGGGCTTATTGTTATTGGCCTATGTGTACTACCATTATGTCGCCAATCATTTCTCACTGGTGTCGGTTGGTGTTATCTCCTTCGTTGCGGTGGCCCAGTTTACCCCCGCCATGATTGGTGGTTTATTCTGGAAACGGGGTTCCCGCTACGGGGCCAAGCTTGGGCTGCTGATGGGCGCACTGATTTGGGTATATACCTTGATCGCCCCCTCGCTTGTGACGGCTGGCCTGCTTCCCGACACCTTTGTCAGCGAAGGGCCATTGGGCCTGACTTTCCTGAAACCATATGAATTGCTCGGCCTTAGGGGGCTCGACCCGATATCTCACGCGTTGTTCTGGTCGATGTTTTTCAATATTGGCGGGTACATCTGGGGGTCGCTCAACTGGTCACAGCGGGCACTCGACCAGTCGCAGGCCAATCTATTCGTCGATGTATTTCATTTTTCGCGCACTACGGAGCAAACGACGCCCTGGAATGGGCAGGCCCTAACCACTGATTTGCGGTCGTTACTGACCACCTTTTTCGGGAAAGAAGCCACCCAGCGGGCGCTTGATCGGTATACTCAACGCAACCAGTTGGAGGCTGGCAGTGCCTACGCCGATCCAAGGTTGGTGGCGTACGCCGAAAAATGGCTGGCGGGCGCTATTGGAACGGCCTCGGCGCGTATTCTGGTGTCGTCGGTGGCGAACGAAGAGCCGCTTTCCGTGGATGAGGTGATTCATATTCTGAAGGCTTCGCAGGAATTGATGACGGTCAATAAGAAGCTGACGCGCAAATCGGCTGAGTTGCAGCAGATGACCCAGCATCTAAGTCTGGCCAACGAACGGCTTAAACAGTCCGATGAACAAAAAGATGATTTTGTCTCAACCGTCACGCACGAAATCAGAACACCCCTGACGTCGATTCGGGCGTTGTCGGAAATTCTGCACGATCAGGCGGACATGGATGAGTCCATGAGACAGGAGTTTCTGAGCCGGGTCATTCGGGAAACGGAGCGACTTTCCCGACTTATTAACCAGGTACTTGATTTGGAGCGGTATGATTCCGGTCGATATCACTTGAGTACTGAACGTATATCAATGGTCGATTTAGTGGCCGAGGCTGTCGAGAATGTGGCGCAGCTAGCCCGCGATAAACAGGTAACGCTGGAGATCTGCCCCACACAGGCACAACCTGTTGTCGATGGTGATCGCGATAGGTTGATGCAGGTGCTGATCAATCTGCTTTCCAATGCTATCAAGTTTTCACCGGCTGGTACCGGTCATGTTACGGTCTGTTTGACAATCCGTGATGAACGGGTTAACCTGACCGTCCGCGATAACGGTATTGGTATTGAGCCGGACGTACAGCAACTCATTTTTGAGAAATTTTATCAGGCAACTAACCAGACACTACGAAAGCCTAAAGGAAGCGGACTGGGTCTGGCTATTACAAAAAAGATCATTGCGTTGCATAATGGGCAAATTACGGTTAGCAGTGTGCCCGGAGAGGGAGCTGAATTTACCTGTTCGCTGCCGGCCTGTGAATGA
- a CDS encoding Sporulation domain protein (PFAM: Sporulation domain protein~KEGG: hypothetical protein) codes for MAAVNDYLKKLLYQYDCVVVPELGAFLTHYQSAAFTEASGLYLPPRKRVAFNEALRFDDGILANYIMLHEPLTREGAQRHISQFVTELRKQVETAGRFEIESIGTFTYNDENRLQFDPSFRHNFFGEAYGMSAVSARLVNRSPQVEPALEAVPVTTLGPVLVREDDTTLTPYRPARTYWRAAAIALLVGSLGAFSYFSVLNPGQPFQSSLNPANLIRIPASLLDRFTTKATKTVTPEATPSSTEAAKQVTTAIPEPAVAKEPATPAQPATVTPSETLNASAEVAPIANVTSQQVVETAKPVRTEPYYTIIAGSFTSKRNALRLKRQLRKAGYTDAFVIAPARKGQLYKVAAAGSADRNEAIANMAAIDQLAGIESWIYKN; via the coding sequence ATGGCCGCCGTAAATGATTACCTCAAAAAGTTGCTGTATCAATACGACTGTGTTGTTGTTCCTGAGCTGGGGGCTTTCCTAACCCATTACCAGTCGGCAGCTTTTACGGAAGCCAGTGGTTTATACCTTCCTCCCCGCAAACGGGTTGCTTTCAACGAAGCACTCCGTTTCGACGATGGCATTCTTGCCAACTACATCATGCTGCATGAACCACTGACCCGCGAGGGAGCACAGCGGCACATCAGCCAGTTCGTTACTGAACTGCGTAAACAGGTAGAAACGGCAGGTCGGTTTGAGATTGAGAGCATTGGAACCTTTACCTATAATGACGAAAATCGCCTGCAATTCGACCCGAGTTTCCGGCATAATTTCTTTGGTGAAGCGTACGGCATGAGTGCGGTATCAGCCCGGTTGGTTAACCGGAGCCCACAAGTTGAACCAGCACTCGAAGCAGTACCGGTTACAACTTTAGGACCCGTTCTGGTTCGGGAAGATGATACCACGCTGACGCCTTATCGCCCCGCACGAACCTACTGGCGTGCAGCCGCGATAGCTTTATTGGTTGGTTCGTTGGGAGCCTTCAGTTATTTCTCGGTTTTAAATCCGGGCCAGCCGTTTCAGAGTAGTTTGAACCCGGCCAACCTGATCCGGATTCCAGCATCACTGCTTGACCGGTTCACAACAAAAGCTACTAAAACAGTAACACCCGAAGCGACTCCTTCATCTACTGAAGCAGCAAAGCAAGTAACCACTGCTATCCCTGAACCTGCCGTTGCTAAAGAGCCCGCAACCCCGGCTCAACCCGCTACCGTTACTCCATCCGAAACGCTTAACGCTTCAGCAGAAGTCGCTCCGATAGCAAACGTAACTAGTCAGCAGGTTGTCGAAACGGCTAAACCCGTTCGTACTGAACCCTATTATACCATTATCGCCGGTAGTTTTACCAGTAAACGAAATGCCCTGCGCCTGAAACGTCAACTCCGTAAAGCGGGTTATACCGATGCGTTTGTTATTGCACCAGCCCGGAAGGGACAACTCTATAAAGTGGCCGCTGCCGGTTCGGCCGACCGGAATGAAGCGATTGCAAACATGGCAGCCATTGACCAGTTGGCAGGTATCGAATCCTGGATTTATAAGAATTAA
- a CDS encoding acetate/CoA ligase (TIGRFAM: acetate/CoA ligase~PFAM: AMP-dependent synthetase and ligase~KEGG: tgr:Tgr7_1019 acetate--CoA ligase), giving the protein MVIKTFDEYQAAYKHSVDDPESFWAEIAQEFHWRKPWKKTLQWNFTEPTIKWFVGGKLNITENCLDRHLATRGDQPAIIWEPNDPHEASITLTYRMLHDQVCRMANVLKRNGVQKGDRVCIYLPMVPELAISVLACARIGAIHSVVFGGFSAQSIADRINDAQCKLVITADGAYRGNKEITLKGTVDDALIGCPSVQRVIVMTRTRTPIAMFKGRDVWMEQELKQVTAHCPAEEMDAEDILFILYTSGSTGKPKGVVHTIGGYMVYAAYTFQNVFQYKQDGRTGPQVHFCTADIGWITGHSYIVYGPLACGATSLLFEGVPTWPDAGRFWDIVDKHAVNILYTAPTAIRSLMSFGLDMVKNHDLSSLEVLGSVGEPINEEAWHWYDDNIGKNRCPIVDTWWQTETGGLMISPIANVTPLKPAYATLPLPGVQPILVDENGKEIEGNGVSGNLCIKFPWPGMLRTTYGDHDRCKQTYFATYPGLYFTGDGCLRDEDGYYRITGRVDDVLNVSGHRIGTAEVENAINMHTGVVESAVVGYPHDIKGQGIYAYVIIDQAPVDNDTDLMKRDILATVSRIIGPIAKPDKIQFVAGLPKTRSGKIMRRILRKIAEGELESLGDTSTLLDPAVVEEIKEGVV; this is encoded by the coding sequence ATGGTAATTAAAACTTTTGACGAGTACCAGGCGGCTTACAAACACAGTGTCGACGACCCCGAATCATTCTGGGCCGAAATTGCCCAGGAATTTCACTGGCGTAAACCGTGGAAGAAAACACTTCAATGGAACTTTACGGAACCAACGATAAAGTGGTTCGTTGGGGGCAAACTGAATATCACCGAAAATTGCCTGGACCGTCATCTGGCAACTCGTGGCGACCAGCCTGCCATTATCTGGGAACCCAACGACCCGCACGAAGCCAGTATTACGCTTACGTACCGAATGCTGCATGACCAGGTATGCCGGATGGCCAATGTGCTCAAGCGCAACGGCGTTCAGAAAGGCGATCGGGTGTGTATCTACCTGCCTATGGTTCCTGAACTGGCCATATCCGTTCTGGCTTGTGCCCGAATCGGTGCCATACATTCCGTTGTGTTCGGCGGGTTCTCGGCCCAGTCCATTGCCGACCGAATCAACGACGCGCAGTGCAAGCTCGTGATCACCGCCGACGGAGCTTACCGTGGAAACAAGGAAATTACGCTTAAAGGAACGGTCGATGATGCCCTGATTGGCTGCCCCAGTGTGCAGCGGGTTATTGTTATGACTCGTACCCGTACGCCCATTGCCATGTTCAAGGGCCGCGATGTGTGGATGGAGCAGGAGCTAAAGCAGGTTACCGCGCATTGCCCCGCCGAAGAGATGGACGCCGAAGATATTCTCTTTATTCTGTACACCTCCGGCTCAACCGGTAAGCCCAAAGGCGTGGTGCATACGATTGGTGGATACATGGTTTATGCAGCTTATACCTTTCAGAACGTATTCCAGTACAAGCAGGACGGTCGGACGGGTCCGCAGGTGCATTTTTGCACAGCCGATATTGGCTGGATTACCGGACATAGCTACATAGTTTATGGTCCGTTAGCCTGTGGCGCTACGTCCCTGTTATTTGAAGGCGTACCTACCTGGCCCGATGCCGGTCGTTTCTGGGACATTGTCGACAAGCACGCGGTTAACATTCTCTACACGGCACCCACCGCCATCCGGTCGCTGATGAGCTTTGGCCTCGATATGGTTAAAAACCATGATTTGAGCAGCCTGGAGGTGCTTGGCTCCGTGGGTGAGCCGATCAATGAAGAGGCCTGGCATTGGTATGACGACAATATTGGCAAAAATCGCTGTCCGATTGTCGACACCTGGTGGCAAACGGAAACCGGTGGCCTGATGATTTCACCCATTGCGAATGTCACACCGTTAAAACCCGCCTATGCAACCCTGCCGCTACCAGGCGTTCAACCTATTTTGGTCGATGAAAACGGTAAGGAGATCGAAGGAAACGGCGTGAGCGGAAATCTGTGTATCAAGTTCCCCTGGCCCGGTATGCTTCGGACTACCTACGGCGACCACGACCGATGCAAACAGACTTATTTTGCAACTTATCCGGGGTTATACTTCACTGGTGATGGCTGCCTGCGGGATGAGGATGGCTACTACCGGATTACCGGGCGGGTGGATGACGTGCTGAACGTGTCCGGACACCGGATTGGGACCGCCGAAGTTGAAAATGCCATCAACATGCACACGGGCGTGGTTGAAAGCGCTGTGGTCGGGTATCCACATGATATTAAAGGACAGGGGATCTATGCCTATGTTATTATTGATCAGGCCCCTGTCGATAATGATACCGATCTGATGAAGCGGGATATTCTGGCTACCGTGAGCCGAATCATTGGTCCCATCGCCAAACCGGATAAAATTCAGTTCGTGGCCGGTCTGCCTAAAACGCGTTCCGGAAAGATCATGCGTCGAATCCTGCGCAAGATAGCTGAAGGTGAACTTGAGAGCTTGGGCGATACGTCGACTTTGCTTGATCCTGCCGTGGTCGAGGAAATCAAAGAAGGCGTGGTATAG